CCAGCCGACAAACACGAAGCGGTCGCGCTTGAGCCAGTCATCGAGGACGTCGAACCATCCCCGAGCCGAAGGCGCGCGCCCTACAGCAATCGTCATGGGAAGAAAAAGTGCGGAAATCCCGCCAAGCTGAGGGATACCGCAGGATCGTAACAACGAAACCCACCGCTGCGAGGAAGCCCGAAATGGGCTGACACCCTTGCCGCAGCCAGCGTTCTTAAGCAATTCTTCTGATTGCCCAGCGGCGGCTGCATGGTGCCGAACCCAGCAACCTTTTCGCTGGTCCCCTCTTCGCTTTTCCACAGCCTCGCGGCACGGAGGCGAGGATGGCAAGTCTTCCGCCACCACCCCCGCTCCCATGCCCCCGGCTTCTTCCTCCGCCGGCACTCCGCCGCGCCCCGACCCGGCCACCAGTCCAGCTCCCCGCGCCAGCGATCCCGCCGATGTGCTTGAGCAGTCGGTGCAGGGATCCCGGCGCCTCTCCAACCTGCTGGTGGCCTCGGCCGTGAGTGCTGGAGGCGCTGGCTTCCTGCTCACCAGCCTCTCGAGCCGGCTGGGGATCGATCTGCTGCCGATCGGGCACCCCGCCAGCCTTGCCTGGGTTCCACAGGGCTTGGTGATGGGGGCCTATGGCGTGGCAGCCCTGTTGCTCGCCCTCTATCTCTGGAGCGTGATCAGCATCGACGTGGGCGCCGGTGCCAACCGCTTCGATCGCAGCAGCGGCACGGCCACGATCAGCCG
The sequence above is a segment of the Synechococcus sp. MW101C3 genome. Coding sequences within it:
- a CDS encoding photosystem I assembly protein Ycf4, with amino-acid sequence MPPASSSAGTPPRPDPATSPAPRASDPADVLEQSVQGSRRLSNLLVASAVSAGGAGFLLTSLSSRLGIDLLPIGHPASLAWVPQGLVMGAYGVAALLLALYLWSVISIDVGAGANRFDRSSGTATISRRGFRSLISFELPLREIQAVKVDVRDGLNPRRRLALRVQGRRDLPLTRVGEPLPLAELEQSGAELARFLKVPLEGV